One stretch of Roseimicrobium sp. ORNL1 DNA includes these proteins:
- a CDS encoding TylF/MycF/NovP-related O-methyltransferase, with amino-acid sequence MNSQIDIFTSEAADHSEVQLAGWAFVPHDQTWSGRVEVDGRPAGPLSCGWSRPDVPAAFPGQCPSEHVGFRAQVLLPPGLAPGEHRMELIFANQDGVELGRAQRVFSTSTAIRGTAAANTPPRIDPAHAQARYLDLLESTLLGLPYTEGLQTLERREGHHWPETAHSMIGAERMRHLRACVETVLREQVPGDLMETGVWRGGACILMRGVLKAFGDNARTVWVADSFAGLPPPNEQKYPADRGDNLHEFKELAIPMEQVQANFRQYGLLDPQVQFLKGWFSETLPHAGVSQIAVLRLDGDMYESTMDALTHLYPKLSPGGYCIIDDYGAIPACRQAVRDYRAAHNIDEPISMIDWTGGFWRKTGSTSETAETTFSSVVQPAASGEAPPSALSDISTALADVRLGHANGAWTEHIPFAFWLVEHLRPRVIVELGVHKGGSYCAFCQGVEQSHVDARCYGIDTFEGDEHAGRYASSVLAQLRAYHDPRYGSFSTIIQSTFADALSHFEDGSIDLLHIDGQHYYEDVKQDFEAWLPKLSRRAVVLFHDTQVRERGFAVYKFWAEVEHLHPSLEFYHGYGLGVLAVGREIPPAVAGLLAASESHKALARQLFSTLGSRIGLRMEIDALRPLAQSVPTLISLKDSLIAQQQLAQQSFARLAERFEKGSTESAILVEKLEEALEKSRTESLILQQEQAVLRSQLQALRRTPITATSKGALQHAWQHVRYRILSKVPFFKKKSLRARQQLIEESGLFDAEYYQSQLPSGSALGQPALHYLLIGWRCGLSPHREFDAPWYSHTYQEQLNGGEPLTDYLKKGWKRGRRPNAWFDPEWYRATYLKTKSKKAQPFRHYLEIGMAQGFKPCAGMPQAPSKAAAP; translated from the coding sequence TTGAACTCTCAAATCGACATCTTTACCTCTGAAGCCGCCGACCACTCCGAGGTGCAACTGGCGGGCTGGGCGTTTGTACCGCACGATCAAACCTGGAGTGGTCGTGTGGAAGTGGATGGACGGCCTGCTGGTCCCCTTTCCTGTGGCTGGTCGCGTCCCGACGTGCCTGCCGCCTTTCCCGGACAGTGTCCCTCGGAACATGTCGGTTTTCGCGCACAAGTGCTTCTTCCGCCAGGTCTGGCACCGGGGGAGCATCGGATGGAATTGATCTTCGCCAATCAGGACGGCGTGGAACTCGGCCGCGCGCAGCGAGTCTTCTCCACCTCGACAGCGATACGCGGCACGGCGGCGGCAAACACGCCTCCCCGCATCGACCCCGCGCACGCACAAGCGCGCTATCTGGACTTGCTCGAGAGTACACTTCTGGGCCTGCCCTACACCGAAGGGTTGCAAACCCTCGAACGCCGGGAAGGGCACCACTGGCCGGAGACAGCGCACAGCATGATTGGCGCCGAACGCATGCGCCACCTGCGTGCCTGCGTGGAAACAGTCCTGCGCGAACAGGTGCCAGGTGATCTCATGGAGACCGGCGTGTGGCGCGGCGGCGCCTGTATCTTGATGCGCGGGGTGCTCAAGGCCTTCGGGGACAACGCGCGTACCGTGTGGGTGGCGGACTCCTTTGCCGGTCTGCCACCGCCGAATGAACAGAAGTACCCCGCAGACCGTGGGGACAACCTTCATGAGTTCAAGGAACTGGCCATCCCCATGGAGCAAGTACAGGCAAACTTCCGCCAGTACGGCCTCCTGGACCCGCAAGTGCAGTTCTTGAAGGGTTGGTTCTCCGAAACACTCCCGCATGCAGGCGTTTCGCAAATTGCGGTGCTTCGCCTGGATGGGGACATGTATGAGTCCACCATGGATGCTCTCACGCATCTCTACCCCAAGCTCTCCCCCGGTGGCTACTGCATCATCGATGACTACGGCGCCATCCCAGCCTGCCGCCAGGCGGTGCGCGACTACCGTGCCGCGCACAATATCGATGAGCCCATCAGCATGATTGATTGGACCGGGGGCTTCTGGAGAAAGACGGGCAGCACTTCGGAAACCGCTGAAACGACTTTTTCGTCCGTAGTGCAGCCAGCGGCTTCCGGAGAGGCCCCTCCCTCCGCGCTGTCAGACATCTCTACAGCCCTCGCCGATGTACGCCTGGGTCACGCAAATGGCGCGTGGACGGAGCACATCCCCTTTGCCTTCTGGCTGGTGGAGCACTTGCGTCCGCGCGTGATCGTGGAACTGGGCGTGCACAAGGGGGGCTCATACTGCGCCTTTTGCCAGGGAGTGGAGCAATCCCACGTGGATGCCCGATGCTACGGAATAGATACATTCGAGGGGGATGAGCACGCGGGACGCTACGCCTCCAGCGTGCTGGCCCAACTCCGCGCCTACCACGACCCTCGCTACGGGAGCTTCTCCACCATCATCCAGTCCACCTTTGCGGACGCCCTTTCACACTTTGAGGATGGCTCCATCGACCTGCTTCACATCGATGGGCAGCACTATTATGAAGATGTAAAGCAGGACTTCGAAGCCTGGCTGCCCAAGTTGAGCCGCAGAGCCGTCGTGCTCTTTCATGATACGCAGGTGCGCGAGCGCGGCTTTGCGGTGTACAAGTTCTGGGCCGAGGTGGAGCATCTCCATCCTTCGCTGGAGTTCTATCACGGCTACGGACTGGGCGTGCTGGCAGTCGGTCGGGAAATCCCTCCAGCGGTGGCTGGCCTGCTCGCTGCGAGTGAATCGCACAAGGCGCTCGCCCGCCAGTTGTTCTCCACCCTCGGCTCCCGCATAGGACTGCGGATGGAGATTGACGCTCTCCGCCCCCTGGCTCAGAGCGTCCCCACACTCATCTCCCTGAAGGATTCGCTGATAGCGCAGCAACAACTCGCGCAGCAGTCCTTCGCAAGACTGGCGGAGCGCTTCGAAAAGGGCAGCACGGAGTCTGCTATCCTGGTGGAGAAGCTTGAGGAGGCTCTCGAAAAAAGCCGCACCGAGTCCCTCATCCTACAGCAGGAGCAGGCGGTGCTGCGAAGCCAGTTGCAGGCGTTGCGACGCACCCCCATCACTGCCACCTCCAAGGGCGCGCTGCAGCATGCCTGGCAACATGTCAGGTACCGCATTCTCTCCAAGGTGCCCTTCTTCAAGAAGAAGTCCCTGCGCGCGCGACAACAGCTTATCGAAGAATCCGGTCTGTTCGACGCGGAGTACTACCAGTCACAGCTTCCATCAGGGAGCGCCCTGGGCCAGCCCGCGCTGCACTACCTGCTCATCGGCTGGCGCTGCGGCCTGTCTCCGCACCGCGAGTTCGACGCTCCCTGGTACAGCCATACCTATCAGGAACAGTTGAACGGCGGCGAGCCGCTGACGGACTACCTGAAAAAGGGCTGGAAAAGAGGCCGCCGTCCCAATGCCTGGTTCGACCCTGAGTGGTACCGCGCCACCTACCTGAAGACCAAAAGCAAGAAGGCCCAGCCCTTCCGCCACTACCTCGAAATCGGCATGGCCCAGGGGTTCAAGCCGTGTGCAGGCATGCCCCAAGCACCGTCGAAAGCCGCCGCTCCTTGA
- a CDS encoding right-handed parallel beta-helix repeat-containing protein, translated as MKTICASRFFSGACFSLAVFLLGSASSFGQATRTWVSGVGDDVNPCSRTAPCKTFAGAISKTAAGGEINTLDPGGYGTVTITKSMVIDGIGGGNSSILGSGTNGINISAAATDVITIRNVQINGAGTGIHGIRINNAKAVHIENCEIYNFTTNGVLVDVTSASAGATVEVFIKNCTFRNINPTAAGGNGAVLVKPPVGVNVALSMENTSMEQSAFGLRVEDRGTATLKSCFSGNHVNHGYLAVGSAAAAVINLENCVAANNNNNAASSGVQSFGAFSTVRLSNSTVFGNRTGIITQSGGALISFGNNRVSGNTTNATTAPTSTTPSL; from the coding sequence ATGAAAACGATCTGCGCTTCGCGCTTCTTCTCGGGTGCTTGTTTTTCCCTGGCCGTGTTTTTGCTCGGCAGTGCTTCCAGCTTCGGCCAGGCCACCCGTACTTGGGTGTCGGGTGTGGGTGATGATGTGAACCCCTGCAGCCGCACGGCTCCCTGCAAGACCTTCGCAGGCGCCATCAGCAAGACGGCGGCGGGCGGCGAAATCAACACCCTGGACCCCGGAGGCTACGGCACCGTGACCATCACGAAGTCGATGGTCATCGATGGCATTGGAGGCGGTAATTCGAGCATTCTGGGCTCGGGAACGAATGGTATCAATATCAGCGCCGCCGCTACCGATGTGATCACCATCCGCAACGTGCAGATCAATGGCGCGGGCACCGGCATCCATGGGATTCGCATCAACAATGCCAAGGCAGTTCATATTGAAAACTGCGAGATCTACAATTTCACCACCAATGGTGTCCTGGTGGATGTCACTTCGGCATCTGCTGGCGCCACCGTTGAGGTCTTCATCAAGAACTGCACCTTCCGTAACATCAACCCGACCGCCGCAGGCGGCAACGGGGCCGTCCTGGTCAAGCCCCCGGTAGGAGTCAACGTGGCTCTCTCCATGGAAAACACCAGCATGGAGCAGTCCGCCTTTGGCCTCCGTGTGGAAGACCGCGGCACGGCAACGCTGAAGAGCTGCTTCTCCGGCAACCATGTGAACCACGGCTACCTCGCCGTAGGCTCCGCCGCAGCCGCTGTCATCAACCTGGAAAACTGCGTGGCCGCCAACAACAACAACAATGCCGCCTCCAGCGGCGTGCAATCCTTCGGCGCCTTTAGCACGGTGCGCCTGAGCAACTCAACCGTCTTCGGCAATCGCACCGGCATCATCACCCAGAGCGGGGGCGCGTTGATCTCCTTCGGCAACAACCGCGTCAGTGGCAATACCACGAACGCCACCACGGCACCGACATCCACGACCCCCTCGCTCTAG
- a CDS encoding MauE/DoxX family redox-associated membrane protein, producing MNTHATSWWQMVLRWLLGLVLVWAALGKLADLQAFHVMLAAYRLPLPAAWLRGVAMVLPWMELLCGLLLIAGLHQRAALAWSLVMFAIFVVCTGQAWARGLKIACGCLDLRLVGIERGSPTSALLESVEFAFVRAVVLAVLAGLLLWRCVGRRTQSPSEG from the coding sequence ATGAACACTCACGCGACATCCTGGTGGCAGATGGTGCTGCGCTGGCTCCTGGGGTTGGTGCTGGTGTGGGCGGCCTTGGGGAAGCTGGCGGATTTGCAGGCGTTCCATGTCATGCTGGCCGCTTACCGGTTGCCGCTTCCCGCGGCGTGGCTTCGCGGAGTCGCGATGGTATTGCCCTGGATGGAATTGCTCTGCGGGTTGCTCTTGATTGCAGGCCTGCATCAGCGCGCGGCACTTGCGTGGAGCCTGGTGATGTTTGCGATTTTTGTCGTGTGCACGGGACAGGCATGGGCTCGCGGGTTGAAGATCGCATGCGGATGCCTGGACTTGCGGCTTGTGGGAATCGAGCGCGGCTCACCCACATCAGCGCTGCTGGAGTCCGTGGAGTTTGCCTTCGTGCGCGCCGTGGTGCTGGCGGTGCTGGCAGGGCTGCTACTGTGGCGGTGCGTGGGAAGGAGAACGCAGTCTCCCTCAGAAGGGTGA
- a CDS encoding rhodanese-like domain-containing protein: protein MSGSTSASKSMATGGSLELLKEMAAILVAAVALGVVYNSASPLGIRAPTGLVVEPIFPADVTPLSALPTTESDSSIQNETIQALVVPDETAGLHAGMKALPAAVAWREVKPLLAAGKIILVDVRDTQAYALGHIPGAVSLPMDQVKDKLGEFVARYPKSTPLVIYCASVRCQSANAQARVLTREHGYVHVREMPGGYAEWRVSEPQAEPAVAPAP, encoded by the coding sequence ATGAGTGGAAGCACGAGCGCGAGCAAGAGTATGGCCACCGGTGGTTCCTTGGAACTGCTCAAAGAGATGGCCGCGATCCTGGTCGCCGCGGTGGCGTTGGGCGTGGTGTATAACAGCGCCAGTCCGCTGGGCATTCGCGCTCCGACCGGCCTCGTGGTTGAGCCCATCTTTCCAGCGGATGTGACCCCATTGAGTGCCCTGCCAACGACGGAGAGCGACTCCTCCATCCAAAATGAAACCATTCAGGCACTGGTGGTGCCGGATGAGACGGCAGGACTGCACGCAGGGATGAAAGCACTCCCTGCGGCCGTGGCCTGGCGTGAGGTAAAGCCGCTGCTGGCCGCGGGCAAAATCATCCTGGTGGACGTGCGCGATACGCAGGCGTATGCGCTGGGGCACATTCCCGGCGCAGTCTCGCTTCCCATGGATCAAGTAAAGGACAAGCTCGGCGAATTCGTGGCCCGATATCCGAAGAGCACGCCGCTGGTGATCTATTGCGCGAGCGTGCGATGCCAGTCAGCCAATGCCCAGGCACGTGTGCTCACCCGGGAGCATGGGTATGTGCATGTCCGTGAAATGCCGGGTGGCTATGCGGAGTGGCGTGTCAGTGAACCCCAGGCTGAGCCCGCCGTGGCTCCCGCACCATGA
- a CDS encoding thioredoxin domain-containing protein → MPFSLRFLVCALVWFLGLGLERGYAEMINYQGRLSIHGVPFEGVGRFRFAVMNETRALWLSSELKVHVSKGEYSVRLGDSAQAPSIDGELLRQSGQPPRLRIWFAREGEAWVKAGADVPLDMHLVTPELVSRTPSDGGAVAGSPVDAAPASPFVTLHVAGGPSLGSEKAPLTLVEFTDLRSPACARFQSEVLPRLKSAYIDTGKLRLITRVLPSSSISPEDSLARAAWCAHAQGKFWAMRERLFAAGGSLSAEAVTTMSQEAQLDSARFGACFTDAQSANAVLKEQADAVKAGITTVPAFVLGSSAAGMVAGVRLDGEFTYERLAAEIEKNLASEGRQ, encoded by the coding sequence ATGCCCTTTTCACTCAGATTCCTGGTGTGCGCTCTGGTGTGGTTCCTCGGGCTGGGACTGGAGCGTGGGTACGCAGAGATGATCAACTACCAGGGCCGCCTGAGCATTCATGGGGTGCCCTTTGAAGGGGTGGGGCGTTTTCGTTTTGCCGTGATGAATGAGACGCGTGCTCTCTGGTTGTCTTCAGAGTTGAAGGTGCACGTGAGCAAGGGAGAGTACTCGGTGCGCCTGGGGGATTCCGCGCAGGCGCCGTCCATCGATGGGGAACTGCTGCGCCAGAGTGGCCAGCCTCCCAGGCTGCGCATCTGGTTCGCGCGCGAGGGAGAGGCATGGGTGAAGGCCGGTGCTGATGTCCCGCTGGACATGCATCTGGTGACCCCAGAGTTGGTATCTCGCACGCCCTCGGATGGAGGCGCTGTTGCAGGATCACCCGTCGATGCTGCACCTGCGTCACCCTTTGTTACCTTGCATGTTGCGGGAGGTCCCTCGTTGGGTTCCGAGAAGGCGCCACTGACACTCGTGGAGTTCACGGACCTTCGCTCTCCGGCATGTGCGCGTTTTCAGTCGGAGGTGCTGCCCCGGCTGAAGTCTGCCTACATCGACACGGGTAAACTCCGGCTCATCACGCGTGTGTTGCCATCTTCCAGTATCTCGCCGGAAGACTCGCTGGCACGGGCGGCATGGTGTGCGCATGCGCAGGGGAAATTTTGGGCGATGCGCGAAAGGCTCTTCGCTGCCGGTGGTTCGTTGTCTGCAGAAGCGGTCACGACGATGAGTCAGGAGGCGCAGCTGGATTCCGCAAGGTTCGGCGCATGCTTCACCGATGCGCAGTCTGCCAACGCGGTGCTCAAGGAGCAAGCGGATGCGGTGAAGGCGGGCATCACCACGGTGCCCGCGTTTGTCCTGGGGTCCTCGGCAGCTGGGATGGTGGCTGGTGTCCGGTTGGATGGGGAGTTCACGTATGAGCGATTGGCCGCGGAGATTGAGAAGAACCTCGCATCGGAGGGCAGGCAATGA
- a CDS encoding VOC family protein, with protein sequence METTLLRFGMLSLSLMGALAFSSCSISKTSPTDLTLPGLRRLDHFAVHVTDLPKSAEFYQRVFGFDIINKWKTTWMVGNDRMRVGLFLRPKATKVADPDNSILIEHVAFLTDKHNFDRCLAVLDQLGIQHEAPDDSGIAKSVFFNDPDGHSLEITYYYEHIPTL encoded by the coding sequence ATGGAAACCACTCTCCTTCGCTTTGGAATGCTCTCCTTATCTTTGATGGGGGCTTTGGCGTTCTCCAGTTGCTCCATCAGTAAAACTTCGCCAACGGACCTGACACTCCCCGGACTGCGACGACTGGATCACTTCGCAGTGCACGTTACCGATCTGCCTAAATCTGCAGAATTTTATCAGCGCGTCTTCGGCTTCGACATCATCAACAAGTGGAAAACTACCTGGATGGTGGGCAACGACCGCATGCGCGTGGGACTTTTTCTGCGGCCTAAAGCCACCAAGGTCGCAGATCCAGACAACTCGATTCTGATCGAGCATGTGGCTTTCCTCACCGACAAACACAACTTCGATCGCTGCCTCGCAGTGCTCGATCAACTCGGCATTCAGCACGAGGCGCCGGACGACAGCGGCATCGCCAAGAGTGTGTTTTTTAACGACCCGGACGGGCACTCCTTGGAAATCACTTATTACTACGAGCACATCCCAACTCTCTAA